In Hippoglossus hippoglossus isolate fHipHip1 chromosome 11, fHipHip1.pri, whole genome shotgun sequence, the sequence CAAAGAGGCAAGTCAGTGATTTCTGGTATTATACGGACGTCTCAGGAATCACTCAGACAATAAGACTGAGTTAgaaacctttgacctctgttaGATCTCTGCTCGTTTGTGGTTTAACAGGTCTTTTCTCAGCCGTAGATAAAGGTATTAAGACAGATTctataaacatatttttgattTTCGTACATTGATCtgaatttataattaaaaaaggtTATAAATAAGCTGTAATAATGGAAACGTTGCCACAATTATTGTCTGAATGTCACAGTGGGCTTCACTTGAATGAAGGCAGAAACCGTCACACCACCATTTCAGTGTCTGACTGATGggatgatgatgacgaagaATATACAGTAGCAATATACGTTAAATATTCTGCTCACACTGCACAtgttctgtttacactgtatgtATTATTTCTATCCtatttatatttcttcatttctcttaATCTTATTTTCGGTCAGGTTTTGTTGTGGCTTAAAGTAAACCCCACACAAGAGAGTTCATTTCGAAAAAAGggtatttttttcctcttcaagGAACTTGGAGCACTGTAAAAACATTCTCCAATTTATTTCCATACACTGTATTGAGGATTAGGTTTTTTCATGTTAGCAACAGATGCAGTTGCAAAGGTTAAGCATCTTAACTGTGGGTTGGGTCGGACATTAGGTCATTTCTACTTGATGCCACATACATAACAGGTCAAAACTCAGTCACAATTTCAAACCAGCAGGAGCTTTCGAGTGAGGATGAAGGATTCAGTGGGATCACACTGCCTCCTAGTGTCTCCATGTGAACTACACCGGATTCAGGTAAAGTTCACTGTGGATGGGTTctgaatgttgttgttttttaatgatgtaGTGCTGTAAAAACTGAGCACATGACATGATGGCTGTTCTTGCAGCAGGCCAGTGAGAAGAGAAACTGGAGGCTGCAACATATTCACACCCACTAACACACGTTGGAACAAAGCTGTAATATCTACTCGAGTCAAATGCTGTAGATTACTcagttattaatttaaatattagaGTAGAAACATCTAGAAACAATTACTGACTTCCTTGCAAATTAACTGTATCACGGACAACTCAATTAAAACTGTAGTTCTAGTTGTTTAAAGATTTACTATATGATGGCAAAAaccaaaatgacaaattatCTAAATATGAAACAATGACGAGCAATTTTTCAAACATGTGTAAACCATCCATCACTTATTAAATAAAAGCTTGCTGGACACCATTTACCTATTGCTATGATCTACAGCATCTTTGTATTGACAATATTGTTAGACGGCCAAAAGGTTTGAAGGAGATGAGTCAATGAAGTTGGGTTTTCCTACAACTCACTGTAAAATAACATGGTAAGACTCATCTATTTGCTCTGTGGAAGGATTTGACACAATTAAAGCTTCAGCAAGTGAACTTGACAGTAGCCTCACAATCATGTATCActgagccaatcacagctgctGATGCATTGTTTTCGTGATATGCATATCACAAAGCTGTGACCTATGCTGTGTGGGGTCAATGGTACCAGGTCAAACTGTATTTCAAACCAGAGGTCAATGTAGCTTGgtcaaatatattaaatataaaaatcagtcaatattgataattatcacgattTATTTATGAGCTGAGAATGACAgtcaacaaacagaaaaaacattttataaatctgaggtagatgtgttatacctccacactgtgtttacacaatgcataagcaatatatcaatatacATTCAaccttttttatattgtaataactATTGTTATACCTCTGACGTCTCTGAGAACATGAATCACCTCATTATCATTGTCTTTATGGGTAACTGCTGAAATACAAGTAGTAACAATAAGTGAATATACAGTGTGAGCTCATGTGAACAGGCATTTATTTCAGCTTGACAGTCAGTTTACCTTCACATATCAGCCATTTAGCCCTCAAGGTCCGTGGGCACAACTTTGGTGCACAGCACTCGTGATGCAAACTCATTTTCAACTGAGATTAtcaaaaactgtaaataagaaAATCCATGACGTGGAAGCTCTGAAgagcaggtaaaaaaaaaagcacaacatgcTGACATTAGACCTTTAGTGTCGCATCCTCAAGAATGCTCCAAACTGCCCTGTGTTACTTTTCTTAATGACATTACACACAAACCCACCAGTGGAGTCGATCATTCTTTAACCGGCTTGAACTTCAACGTATGGTCCAAGGATTCAAAGTGTGAACTTGTCAATTTCTGACAGTAAGCTGGCACCCAACAATTATTTGTATCATAGATAcaattttttgttgttgtttattaagttgaaacataacaaaaaaaaactgttataatTGACCAGATCCAAAGATGTCTCATGTATGACCCaaaaagcatcaaatcctcaTATTTAAGAAGCTCGGACCAGcaaatattttgaattttttgttttaaaattattaaattaaattgtatatATTAGGAAAATGGTTGGAGAGTGGTTTTCTGTTATTATTTCAGCTCTACAACAAAGGTCTGGCTCTTTCTGAAGTAGGTTTTAAGGATAAATGACAACCTTTTCATATATTGAtaagatttattttcctgtagttttcacatttttagtTTAAGCAGCACTCAAAGGAGAAGCTTAAGCCTTAAAGGTCACTCAAAACTTCAACAGGAACCTTTCACTCTCCAAGGTTGATTTGACACTACGAGAGCTGCAGTCTCTATGATCAAGGACAGGTTTTTCTACAGAAAGGAGATTTATCAGTTAAGTTGGTACCAAGTCACAGTGTAGCCAAATAATGTTGTGTTCATCAACAGCAACAGGGTTGATGACAGGCTGCATCTGTACCTCAGAAAATAACTTGCTGGGATGTTTAACATCTCAAAAAGCAGTCGGTGAATTGGAGAGCCCGATGACTCTTCGCCACCAAAATTGAGTAGATACATTACGACTCACTGGGGAGTTCACACAACATGACTGTCTTTGTAATCTGAGGTCTTGCAGTTATACTGAGTTCAGGAGGAACTCCCGAATGGTCCGCAAACTAAATCTAatcacgaaaacacacacaagaagacaCAGGGATCCCAGTTAATCTCCTGCTCTTCTGTGTCATCCCgcttcagaataaaagtggAGGCAGTGAAACGGTTCTGTGGACGTCACAGTTGTAAAGAATAGAGAACAGCTTGGGCCACATATTTCTGTCCAAACTCATCTGAGGCCAAGAGAAAAATAACCGAGCACAACCCGAACTCGTTCAGTTTTGGAGGTTATATCTATAAAAAGGCATCAGAGTCTGCAACGCGTCAGCGAGCCTCTCTAATCGCGTCTTTGAGGAGTTCACACATAGTGATTGCCGACTGCCGATCGAAGGTGTTTGTCGGCCACTTGCAAAACTCATCAGCAACTGGCCAATCGGGCTGAAAATCGTGCAATGTGAAGTAGACTAAATACAAAAGAAGTGTTGACACAATGTCCTGGACAAAGCGCTGCTATCAAATCATGAACTCAAAATGTATAATGTCAAACTTTGGGAAATGCCATAAACATTTTTgattcaaacaaatataaaaaattgcaCTTCTAGCAAAAGGTCCCAGAGCCCTGAGAAAACTGTGAAGCCAAAAGTCAGACAGACTGAGCTATGCTGTAGTTTGTTTTGCATAGCTGACAGGAAAGCACCAATCCAATACCTTATAAATGACTGATCCCCATTACATACAGTTTGTCAGTGTTATTAAATTCCGTGTATCCAATACCAGGTATATTATTTCAGACACGAGGCATCACTTCAGTTGTTAGAGCTGCAGCATTCCTCAGCCTCGATATACCTCAGATCACAACTATTACAATTCTGTGAGATATACAGATTTTTAAACAGATCAGCATTTGGTATCTGCCACGATCCTTTGTTGAGATAAGATGAGTGAAGAATGGATCAGTGCATCACACGACAGGCAACCCAAGACAAGTATTTCCATGTCAGTGCAAAGTGATGAGGGACTAACCCTTGGGAATGAGgcacagaaatgtaattttgtATTATTGATCATCAGCAGCAGTCTCAaaataaggagaaaaaaaggaaattattaAACATGCAGTTGTGGTATGCAAAATCACCATCCACTGTGGAACTTTTTCCTTGAAGTCCAAAAAAAGTGTCAGGagtttttaaaacaggaaactcaGCAGATAATGATGGCAAACGGACGGTTAAATCTTCTGGCTGTGTCGAGAAAGATCCTTCATGTTCACGACAGGAACTTTGATCCACAGTTTCCTTTAAGTCCACAAGTCGTAAGGACGTCTACCTTAGTATTCAGAACAATATGGTCATTGCAATAAAGCTCCCCtgtaatgtttttgtgttgcatCTACCTTCACATACCTGAGTGTGAGTAAACCAGAGTTACATTGTCCAGGATAGGTAAatttggatattttttttttttaaatcatattcgGAGCAGTACTTTCATTAGAATTCCCTGTGATatcctgtttgtgtgaaggTATCCACTGCCGCCAgaattattgatttttttctatAAGAACAGCTGCTCAGACAAGGGGCATCTTCACTGGAAATTGCCCCAGGTCGACAGAGGAGAAGTGGTCAGTGATGCCCTCGTTGTCAGCCAGGCTCACGAGGTACTGCTCTCCATCAACAGAGAAGGCCACGGGTGAGGCGAGAGGGACAAAGCTCTGCTGGTCTTCCGAGGGGGGTTGtagggaggtgagggaggcgGGCGCGAGGGAGGTGGGGGCAACAGTAACCGGTGATGAATGTTGTGTCGGATCGGACAGCGTGTTGCGGATACTATTGATTCCGGGTGTATTGTTAGCATCATCTGGAAAGATAATGGGAGTGTGGATAAGGAGACATGAGTTGGTGGAAAAAACATGAGCAATGATGGTGTAAAAACGCAAAGTAAATGTGAACCAGCCATTTAACAGTAGGGTTATAACTAAATACATTGTCTTATAGAAAGCTCCCATTTATGGGCAAAGGCTCATGGGTATTTTCTGTGGCAGTTCAGTCCCCCTTTGCATGAGTAATCAGTGAGATGGACCACAGGATCTGTAAGTGTAAGACTCACCTTTGGAAGACACCTTGGCGAAGGACGAGTCAGGCGAAACTGGGACCGAGTCATTCCTACTGGTGGACAACTTCGAGTGGCTGCCATTGGCCACAGAGACATCTCTGCTGACCAAAGAGGGGTCATCGGAGCAGAAGAACACATCAATGGGCCCCCGGGTGCTTCGGAGGTGGACCTGGAGCCTCTGAAACACAAGGCAAGTAAACAGTGATTTTCACTAAATGTCTCTGAACAGTTCCAGACACTTTACGAGAGCGGTTTCTGGAGGAGTTcaaatttaaagataaaaattCAAAGTTAATTTTAGGCACAACTGAAACCACAGCCATGGTTCCactcaaaataatgacaaattaaaaaagagaaaagtgaactCATCATATGTTGAGAGACATACCTCCTCTGGATGTGGGACCTCCAGTTTTGTCTGTGGAGGAGCTTTGATCACAATCACAGTCTGTTCTTTCAGACTGGGGATCATCTGAACATCCTCATAGGTCAAATAGGAAAATGTTTTCCATAAGGTCAAGGATGAtaatcaaagtgtttttatatacagacaGGGACACATTCAATGACTAACTGgagaaatgtcacaaaaagtgTATACAATATACAGCTCTTTTTCACAGAGCAAAAAAATAATAGTTTGTCAATTAGTCGATCAGTTTATCAACAGTAAAATAATTGAAACTATTTTGATCTctgattaattaatttttttgttcTTAGTTTAGTTCCAGCCTCTCAAATCAGAGGCTTTAgtgattttctttatcattttgGAATAGATGAAGATTAAAATAGGCTTCATGTACAAAAACAGATGAggatttatatttatgtgtctCAGTTGTGCATCTTTGATACATCTGCGTAACAGAAATGTGTCTGATCTTTTAGTTGGAAGAATGATAAATATACATAAAGCTCCAGAAACGCCTCAAACGCAACATGCTGGGTAATGGAAAATCTTGACTTCCAACGACTCACAATAAAAATCTAATGATACTCATTCGAGCGCATACTGCCACCAAGGCCAGACAGGGCCAACAGCAGAAAACACCCAATCTCACAATtataaaggaagtgaaaaaaaaaagtccttaaTCCGCCCattgatccggatctgcaccgaagttaaatggattcttccctgacccattaCCACATCCTTGCAACAAGTTTCTTGGAAATCCACTCAGctgcttttgtgtaatcttgcttacaaacaaaccaacaaacaaacaaaaagacaggggtgaaaagatAACcatcttggcggaggtaatgaaGCCGAGTTCACAAAGGATATCTCTGATTGTACCCGTTCTGCCACATCTGCTGAACTTTGCACATACAGATTTCAATCGCCTCGTCcagcttcctctcctgctcactGAGAGCCTGCagttcttcagcttcttctctaCTGAGTGGAGCATACCtatgcacacacattcaagCAGCAATACAGGATGAACACCACGACAAACATCAACATATTATATCTGACTATTATGTTGAATCATTCTAAATAATAACCAAGACAAATTAGTGAATGTGCGTATATGCGCTTTCAGTGCAAACAGCTCCTTTCCTAAATACACTTCCTACAGCATCCATTCATACTTACATCCACTCAATATTGTTTTTAGACTTCTTTTTGATGACCCGGATCCCCTCAAGGACGTTGGTGATATCGTAGATACGCCTCTTGGCGACATTGAGCTGAATGGTGACTGAGTTTAGGTCGATCACGCCATTGGAGGAGTTCTTTAGCAGCTCTATAAACCTCCGTGTCAGCAAACAGAGTGAGGTGTCATTGCGCGACTTCTCAATCCGAGACATGCCTGTTCGGGGATTGGGGGCGGGACCTGTAAAAATGGGAGGAAATGTGCgattatttctttcttctttatttctcaATACTTGTGATCTGCCTTGTGTCACTATATGCAAATATATACGTACAACAGTTGtgtttgcaaagaccaaatAATGCAATTTTTACACCGTTTGAGTTAACATATGTGTGTGATGACgatgtttcagtgtgtgtcagcatgagtgagaaagagagataaaaaGATTGAGCAAAGTGAGGAGGgattgaatgaataaatacacgCAGCTATGAAGAATGATTTAACACGTATACACCAAAATCAGTGggtatacatgttttttttataaaaaggtGGGTAAATACAAAAAAGGCAAACCACTAAGAACAGATGTTCATACCAGGATGTAAgggtttctgtttttctgtgttgcaAAGAGGGGCCGCGGGCCTCATGGCTTTGGCAGTCCCGCCTTCATCCTGGGGGGCACCGACTTCCAGCTCCAGTCTTCTCTTTGCCTGAGAGAAAGAAATTGCACCGCTGTCAGACAGCAGAATACATGTATACCTCAACTATACACAAAATGGTTGGTATTACAATACCTCTAAACTAAAATTTTAAGTTTGCATTGCAACTATGTCATTGAGTCCTGTGGCTCACAGGGCCATAATACATTATAATCTTCTCGCCAATCCATTGTATTATATTTAATCAGAAGCAATGAGTCCGGTTGTTGAGAATGTATTTGTGATTGCAGGACTGATCAAGCAAAGTTATGTGTACTTGGTATATTTCAAAAGGACTAATTCAAAACAGATAACTTAAATTGACTTTGGACTCCTGCAGGAAAGGAGGACAATTGCTCTATCTTGGAGAAAAATGGATATACCTTCAATAAATGTAAGTGTGAAGGAGGCTGACTTAATACAACTTAAGGCAAAGCGGGAGAATTAGAAGAACTGTGGAAAGTAACCGTAACTAGACACTACACTATCACTATGAGATGGAAGTGTGTTGAGTGCTTGTACGAGACCGCTGAGATCACAAGTGCATTAAAATAAGCTACTTTACAAGGTCATATCATCATTCTATTTCATTCTaataacatttaatcattttacaCAATTCTAtccattttgtttgtattatcTCTTTCAACTTGTTTTGTAATTTCGATAcagatttgtcatttttatttcctttacctattttattcaacttttttaaaatctcatttgCTTTAAACTGTTGCTTCCTGATTTTactctgtttcctgttcattgtgtctgtttttaatgttcctGTACAGCACCTTGACTCAAATCACCTTGCAttctacattttttatttgtattttatcttcTATCTGGACTgtagtttttctctttaatcAAGTGAGgtgttttgattaaatttgtATTGTTATTTGTATACGTAAAATATGGGCAAAACTTGATTAATCGTGTTCAAATGAGAAGCACTGAGGGTGTTGTTAGGTTAAATGTTTGGCGTGTTGTTACCTGGGGGATGGGACAGTAGCTCCGCCACCCTCTGCAGGGAagcaacaacccccccccatccccctgCCATGCTGATCCAAGGCCTCCACACTCATTAGCTTGTGGCtgaatattacattacatggTTCAGTCTGCTTAAATAAGTAAAGTCAGGAAATACACGACTGTAACttcaccttcaaaataaaagcatgccACCAAAACAGACACTTCTCACACAACATAAATCCAACCAAGAGTTTTAAGCGGGATATAATTATAGCCATAACATTAAATCCAATATAATATACTTTGAGCTACAGTGGCCAGTGCTACAATGTATTAGATGACATTCAATTTCAATCaattttaaagttgtatttgtgcaggcaatattcacaaattacaatgtATCTCATATGGCTTAACATGGTGCGACATCGTCTGAAAATTGTTGAACCACAAAGACAGGCCAGGTCAGCAATGCGATAAGAGTAATAAGTATATTTAGTAGGGCTGTTAACGAAACCGCGGTCCAGACGTCCACAGTTTTGGTTCCTGAATCTCCCTGTCCCATCCCACAAGCTGCCACGGCAGCAGGGGCAGCCTGTTGCGCACTTGTCCAATTACACTCCAATCCAATCACAACCCCGCATGAGCTGAACCAACACAGAAGTGACTAGTATCTTCAGAGTGTGGAGGTTGGAGAGGATCCCCCGCTTTTTGTTACGCAGCAATTACACCCCCCTCAAAACAAAAATGAGGTATGAACCAAACCGTGGCTCAAAAACCAAGGTCCAAACCGAATCTTGGATTTAGCGCATCATTACAGCCCTAATATATCGATAAAAAAAGTAAGAATAGCTAAATATAAAATTTGAATTACAATTTTATAATACAAGAAAGTGACATGTGTATACTGCATAAGTACATATaaattattgtatattttccaGAGGTCATTAAGATTTACAGAGGATTAAACAATGAGTTTAGAAGCTTGACGGCCTGTAATAAAAACTTTCCTTAAATCCGGTGGTGCGTGCGGCCCTGCTCCTGTACCATTTGCCAGATGCTAACCGAGAGATCAGTCTGAATGCTGGAAGGCTTCCACAGACACCGCTGTTGGTGGATGTCCTGAATGGCCCGGAGTGTGTCCTGAAATGTGTTGAGCCGCCTCTACCACTCTCTGAAGTGATTTGCAGCTGCGAGCAGAACGGTTCCCATACCAGACCATAATGCAGCCTGTCAGCAAGCTCGCAATGGTGCACCAGTGGAAGTTTGTGGAAAAAGACACTGACAAGCCTTCTTGACCATGGTGTCTGTGTGGAGTGACCAGGAGAGGTCTTCAgtggactcacacacttcacccacccctccatcggcatagtggtgagtagataatgaatgaattttcttttttttcggggtgaactatccctttaaacaatcttattttttattttgaagggacGTTTGGAGTTTCCGGTGCTGTGGCGTGAAACAGTTTGTGACTAATGgcgaaaacaaacaaagtaaatatGGCTAATTTGACATGAAGAACTGGTAACAAGCCttcaaacatgtatttaataataaagaCTGCATTAAGAAGAACATGCCCGGTGTGAGAAAGGTGCGTTCAACACAGGCTGTGTGATGTAAACAATGCAACATGGCTGACATTGAGGGAATAGTCACGTTTATCTTGTTAATGACTTTAGCAGTAGCCCCTCTCTAgagttattatatatatttacagctgCACCCGATTACTTGCTCTTACCTGGGCTTGTTCGCGTTGACATGGCTGCTGCCCCGGGCCGGTTgtcgtggtggtggtggtggagggccCGGGAGGCGCAGGGAACTTCAGGCCGTCATGCGGCTCCACGGAGGCGGCCTCGTTGAGGGCGGTCTGCGGGGTGAGGGTCCCGGCGGTGGAGCTTCCCTCTGAACCGTCGGAGCCTTCCGGGACCAAGAGAAGCTGCTTGATCATCTTGTTCCGTGGGTTTGACTCCTGGTGCGGGGCCGACGTCTCATTTTCCCCCCGCTTGTCTGATAGATCAGGGGCCGTATCCAGGGTCCAGCTCtgcagaccaacacacacacggagctgCAGAAGATCTACGCGCGAAACTCAGGTTCCTGGCAACACCTTTAAACCTCATTTGCATCTGGGTTTCTATTGGCTGTCGCTCTGTGTACGTAAAGGCGTGTACGTGATTTGACGTACATGGACTTTACCTGAATAACTTATACATACACATTCCATAGAGTTAAAGTTGCCACTATATTTGCACATTTGAATATATAAGGTTTTAGTATTGTATCGTattgtgtttgactttttttatagAGTTCTTTCTaccttggttttattttgttttaattattagaCTGCTGAACTGACCTGTTTCTTCTCGTCCACCActtttcattgtactgttgaaCCCTTGTCAACTTGCAAAGGACAAATGAAACTTGAAGTTACATCTCCAAGGGAAATAAAGCACATTTTTCTGACGGCTTTACTTCTTAGTTTATTTACAGAATGCATTTTTACACCCCTCCCGTTAAGCGATAAAACCCCAAATGGCAGATTTATTTTCCTAATGAAATGGAGGATTAAATTCtgaatcataaaaaaagaatctattttttaagataaaaaccATTTTGGAGAACCCTCTAGAACTGGTTGGAAAACACTGAATGCTGTCACAAAAGCTGAAAACAGGTCTGTGTTGCATATGTAGACTGTATGATGCATTTCTGTAGATTACCCTAGAGTACATAAACTAGTACAACACTGCAGTAAAGTGCAATATACACATTGACACAGGACTAACATTAATCTACATTTCCATTACTCcaatgaaaaaagacaaaagtttgTTCAGCCTAAAAAACTACTTCAATAGGTAAGACTGAAATTAATGAATTTTGTTGAAAAAACTAACAACTAATTGATTAGCATTTAGGAGTTGGGGGAGATGTTTTGGTGAAAATGAACATCATATTTGCAGATGATGTCAGCAAGggcaagcaaacacaaaaacttAAGAGCATAGGACCGATCCCTGGGTACTGAAACCATGAAACTGTCCCTTAATTTACCAACATGCTTCTCCAAGCAGTTTAAAAGTGTAGTGTTTCATGATCCAGTGTCAAAAGCTGCCCTCAAGTCCAGATGAAGCAACAATGATGTTAAGTCGGAAGTGTTTAGTTAGGTGGCATGAGACTGTAGTGATGTTAAATTGTAATGATGCAAAGTCAGTTTTATGGGCTAACTACATCTTTGTCCAACCAACGGATTTCTTCAAGCTTCCACAGCCACAAGTGTTGTCTTCCCTAGTCGGGTTACCTTAAATTTTTCATACACTCTGAACTGACTGACATTGGCTATCTAAATGTTATCAGAATACTTAACTTATACTTCAACACAGAAAACCAACAAATGAATCTCTAGCACcatttgtggaaaaacaaaaagagaagacagTAAATTGGGGCATATctgtaaatacaacatttatattgttcaaacacaaataatgagGAAAAACCAAAACTGTCATTTGGTTCAATGTTGTCTTCCTGCCACTCAAGTGTATCTCCATACATCAGTTTCATAGAATATAGACACTGACTAAtccatttaaaagtaaaaaaaaataaaaatcacaattacaaatatcaaatatcttCCCCAGTCTTTTGTTAGCTGGTAAACCTATAACACAGAAGTTATTTGCTTGAATCTAAATCATATTTGGAAATCACAATGTTTGAACAACTTCATTCTCACGATGTTTTATAAAGAAATGTCAGGCCATTGTTCTTTTACatactttaaaaacactgtcacaGAACATTAGCAGGGACAACCttcacatttacataatgtgCCGGACAACAAGAATCAACTACATCTGTGAGTCACTCGATTCTgttcagtcatcatcatcaaaccTGATCTTCTTCCCCTGGAAGGCCGGGATTTGTCCTTGctgttcctttcttttcttACTCGCCTCCCAGGATGGATGCAGTGCCTGCTGTGGTGCCGGCTGGGAAAAGGCACCTCGACCCATTTGAACCTTTTGCCTCGTGAAATCGCCTCTGCCTCGTCCCCTCCCTCTGCCGCCAGATGCAAAGCCCCTCTCCCCCGACTCACTCCGTCTGTCTTCAGGCCTGCTGTACTTGGTCCCTGAGTTTCTTTCTGGTCCTGTGAACTCCTTTTGAAACTTGGATTGTTTACTGAAATCTCTGTTTGAACCCCTAAATTTATCACCACCTCTTCCCCTGCCTGCACCTTCACCAGCACTCTTCATAGGCCCAGAGAGcgaagagaagaagacagacTGAAACTTTGCTTTAGACTTCAGCCTGGACTCGAGCTCATCAAGTTCACTTTGGACCCTGTCTGAAGTTGTCGCCTTGTCACTTGTCTCCACCCTTTTCTCCCCTTCTACGtccttctgcttcttcttcttcttcttgtattTGCTGACTTTTCCTACGAAGAAGTCATCTTCGCTCTCCTCCGACTGGGAGGACTGCTTGAGGAAACGTTCCTCTGTGCTGTCATCAAAGtactctttctctttctcatctgATGACTCTAAATCACTCTCTTTCTTATCTGATGACTctaaatctttctttttctcatctgATGACTCtaaatctttctctttctcctctgatgACTCTAAAtcaccctctttctcctctgatgACTCTAAAtcaccctctttctcctctgatgACTCTAAAtcactctcttcctcctcttcctgttttcgAAGCACTGCGGCATTTGGTTTCATTCCTGCACCTTTACTTTGAGGAACATCTTTCACAGTGTCCTTTACTTTGCTACTTTGTGTCGATACtggacacacactctcagactCTGGTA encodes:
- the e2f3 gene encoding transcription factor E2F3 isoform X1; its protein translation is MIKQLLLVPEGSDGSEGSSTAGTLTPQTALNEAASVEPHDGLKFPAPPGPSTTTTTTTGPGQQPCQREQAQAKRRLELEVGAPQDEGGTAKAMRPAAPLCNTEKQKPLHPGPAPNPRTGMSRIEKSRNDTSLCLLTRRFIELLKNSSNGVIDLNSVTIQLNVAKRRIYDITNVLEGIRVIKKKSKNNIEWMYAPLSREEAEELQALSEQERKLDEAIEICMCKVQQMWQNGYNQRFSYLTYEDVQMIPSLKEQTVIVIKAPPQTKLEVPHPEERLQVHLRSTRGPIDVFFCSDDPSLVSRDVSVANGSHSKLSTSRNDSVPVSPDSSFAKVSSKDDANNTPGINSIRNTLSDPTQHSSPVTVAPTSLAPASLTSLQPPSEDQQSFVPLASPVAFSVDGEQYLVSLADNEGITDHFSSVDLGQFPVKMPLV
- the e2f3 gene encoding transcription factor E2F3 isoform X3 — encoded protein: MIKQLLLVPEGSDGSEGSSTAGTLTPQTALNEAASVEPHDGLKFPAPPGPSTTTTTTTGPGQQPCQREQAQAKRRLELEVGAPQDEGGTAKAMRPAAPLCNTEKQKPLHPGPAPNPRTGMSRIEKSRNDTSLCLLTRRFIELLKNSSNGVIDLNSVTIQLNVAKRRIYDITNVLEGIRVIKKKSKNNIEWMYAPLSREEAEELQALSEQERKLDEAIEICMCKVQQMWQNGYNQRFSYLTYEDVQMIPSLKEQTVIVIKAPPQTKLEVPHPEERLQVHLRSTRGPIDVFFCSDDPSLVSRDVSVANGSHSKLSTSRNDSVPVSPDSSFAKVSSKGQCVWSLSGAVERAS
- the e2f3 gene encoding transcription factor E2F3 isoform X2, with the protein product MIKQLLLVPEGSDGSEGSSTAGTLTPQTALNEAASVEPHDGLKFPAPPGPSTTTTTTTGPGQQPCQREQAQRRLELEVGAPQDEGGTAKAMRPAAPLCNTEKQKPLHPGPAPNPRTGMSRIEKSRNDTSLCLLTRRFIELLKNSSNGVIDLNSVTIQLNVAKRRIYDITNVLEGIRVIKKKSKNNIEWMYAPLSREEAEELQALSEQERKLDEAIEICMCKVQQMWQNGYNQRFSYLTYEDVQMIPSLKEQTVIVIKAPPQTKLEVPHPEERLQVHLRSTRGPIDVFFCSDDPSLVSRDVSVANGSHSKLSTSRNDSVPVSPDSSFAKVSSKDDANNTPGINSIRNTLSDPTQHSSPVTVAPTSLAPASLTSLQPPSEDQQSFVPLASPVAFSVDGEQYLVSLADNEGITDHFSSVDLGQFPVKMPLV